In Triticum urartu cultivar G1812 chromosome 6, Tu2.1, whole genome shotgun sequence, the following proteins share a genomic window:
- the LOC125514423 gene encoding GPI-anchored protein LLG1-like, with product MAAGRGLPLLLVLAALLVGLASASSFISDGVFQAGAGSTTGRTLLQAKRDCPVNFEFQDYTVITSRCKGPKYPAKDCCDSFKEFACPFNNYINDESNDCASTMFSYINLYGKYPPGLFAHECREGKLGLSCEGVPQKDVVKSGVQRARSSSLALITLMCGLVALFFQ from the exons ATGGCCGCCGGCCGTGGCCTCCCGCTCCTCCTCGTCCTGGCCGCCCTCCTGGTCGGGctcgcctccgcctcctccttcATCTCCG ACGGCGTGTTCCAGGCGGGCGCCGGATCTACCACGGGGAGGACCTTGCTGCAGGCCAAGAGGG ATTGTCCTGTGAACTTTGAGTTCCAAGACTACACCGTCATCACAAGCAGGTGCAAAGGGCCAAAATATCCCGCTAAAGACTGCTGCGATTCTTTCAAGGAATTTGCATGCCCATTTAATAACTACATCAATGATGAAAGCAATGACTGTGCATCCACAATGTTCAGCTACATCAACCTCTATGGAAAGTACCCACCAGGCCTGTTTGCCCACGAGTGCCGAGAAGGCAAGCTAGGTCTTTCTTGCGAAGGCGTCCCCCAGAAAGACGTTGTTAAAAGTGGTGTCCAAAGGGCTCGAAGCAGCTCGCTTGCTTTGATCACTCTCATGTGTGGACTAGTAGCATTATTCTTCCagtag
- the LOC125514421 gene encoding phosphatidylinositol/phosphatidylcholine transfer protein SFH6-like isoform X1, producing MSESNIDGIEISVSNDERRDRADAENSEDEPKHRRMRSLRKKALHASTKLTHSLKKRGKRKVDCRVPRIPIEDVRDAGEEQAVSSFREVLFARNLLPERHDDYHMMLRFLKARKFDVEKAAQMWDEMLQWRNEFGTDTILEDFEFHELEEVLQYYPQGYHGVDKDGRPVYIELLGKVEPNKLVQTTTVERYIKYHVQEFERAFREKFPACSIAAQKHIDTTTTILDVHGVGWKNFGKIARDLVRCMQKIDGDYYPETLHQMFIVNAGAGFKLIWSTIKGLLDPKTSSKIHVLGAKYQSRLLEAIDASQLPEFFGGLCTCSNQGGCLRSNKGPWSDPLIMKIVHSMESSALRDIVQVSDIEETITGSVRLRALKLPERISDTSNAESGSDVDDLGSPVAPEDVEYHSLAPVREEARESGSTIYGCSDDRPLSVDKAVESNKRYNLTGNVLRQYNTRQNSSMNRVSPEPAGRAPNVREGDADDGILKLFSRKVLAVILKVLSLLRLFTRHQQQLENVHPHTAAVPSNQPNLQIVKEDRVNPCLERLERLESMCNQLSRKPPEIPQDKDRAIQDSFDRIKSIEFDLEKTKKVLHATVIKQMQMAETLESVTESGHHRRRKFCT from the exons ATGTCAG AGAGCAATATCGATGGCATAGAGATATCTGTCAGTAATGACGAGAGGAGGGACAGAGCGGATGCCGAGAACTCAGAGGACGAGCCAAAGCACAGGAGGATGCGATCGCTGAGGAAGAAGGCGCTGCATGCTTCAACCAAGCTGACACATTCGCTgaagaagagggggaagaggAAAGTGGACTGCAGAGTGCCGAGAATACCGATAGAGGATGTCAGGGATGCTGGTGAAGAACAGGCGGTCAGCTCGTTCCGTGAGGTTTTGTTTGCCAGGAACCTTTTGCCTGAAAGGCATGATGATTACCATATGATGCTTAG ATTTTTGAAAGCTAGAAAGTTCGACGTTGAAAAGGCAGCACAAATGTGGGATGAGATGCTCCAGTGGAGGAATGAATTTGGGACAGACACAATTTTGGAA GATTTTGAATTTCATGAGCTAGAGGAGGTACTGCAATATTATCCCCAGGGTTATCATGGGGTTGACAAGGATGGAAGGCCTGTCTATATCGAGTTGCTTGGAAAAGTAGAACCCAATAAACTTGTGCAAACCACAACAGTGGAACGATATATCAAGTACCATGTGCAAGAGTTTGAGAGAGCATTCCGTGAGAAGTTTCCTGCCTGCTCAATTGCTGCTCAAAAGCATATAGATACAACAACCACAATATTGGATGTCCATGGCGTG GGCTGGAAGAACTTTGGTAAGATTGCAAGGGATTTAGTGCGCTGTATGCAGAAAATAGATGGTGACTATTATCCTGAG ACACTACATCAAATGTTCATTGTAAATGCTGGAGCTGGTTTCAAACTGATCTGGAGCACTATAAAGGGACTTCTTGACCCCAAAACATCATCAAAAATTCAT GTTCTAGGAGCAAAATACCAGAGCAGGCTTCTTGAAGCTATTGACGCAAG CCAATTACCAGAGTTTTTTGGTGGTTTGTGCACATGCTCTAACCAGGGAGGATGCCTGAGGTCCAACAAAGGCCCTTGGAGTGACCCTTTAATTATGAAG ATAGTACATAGCATGGAATCATCTGCATTAAGGGATATCGTGCAAGTATCTGATATAGAAGAAACAATTACAGGCTCTGTAAGATTGCGTGCGCTCAAG TTACCAGAAAGAATTAGTGATACATCAAATGCTGAATCAGGTTCAGATGTTGATGATCTTGGATCCCCTGTAGCCCCTGAAGATGTTGAATATCATAGTTTGGCTCCAGTCCGTGAGGAA GCCAGGGAATCAGGATCAACAATATACGGCTGTTCAGACGATCGACCTCTTTCAGTGGATAAAGCTGTTGAGTCCAATAAAAGATATAACCTTACTGGAAATGTATTAAGGCAGTACAACACACGACAAAATTCATCGATGAATAGAGTTTCGCCTGAGCCAG CAGGTCGTGCCCCAAATGTCCGTGAAGGCGATGCAGATGATGGgattttgaaattattttcaagaAAAGTTCTTGCTGTAATTCTCAAAGTACTCTCTCTTTTGCGCTTGTTCACTCGCCATCAGCAACAGTTGGAAAATGTTCATCCGCATACTGCAGCCGTACCTAGTAATCAACCAAATCTTCAGATAGTTAAGGAAGACCGAGTAAATCCTTGTTTGGAGCGTCTTGAAAGACTTGAGTCGATGTGTAATCAACTCAGCAGAAAGCCTCCTGAGATCCCACAGGATAAGGATCGTGCTATACAGGATTCTTTTGATAGGATAAAATCCATTGAATTTGACCTGGAGAAGACAAAGAAG GTATTGCATGCAACAGTGATCAAACAAATGCAGATGGCTGAAACATTGGAGTCCGTGACAGAGTCTGGTCATCATAGA AGAAGGAAATTTTGTACTTAA
- the LOC125514421 gene encoding phosphatidylinositol/phosphatidylcholine transfer protein SFH13-like isoform X2, giving the protein MSESNIDGIEISVSNDERRDRADAENSEDEPKHRRMRSLRKKALHASTKLTHSLKKRGKRKVDCRVPRIPIEDVRDAGEEQAVSSFREVLFARNLLPERHDDYHMMLRFLKARKFDVEKAAQMWDEMLQWRNEFGTDTILEDFEFHELEEVLQYYPQGYHGVDKDGRPVYIELLGKVEPNKLVQTTTVERYIKYHVQEFERAFREKFPACSIAAQKHIDTTTTILDVHGVGWKNFGKIARDLVRCMQKIDGDYYPETLHQMFIVNAGAGFKLIWSTIKGLLDPKTSSKIHVLGAKYQSRLLEAIDASQLPEFFGGLCTCSNQGGCLRSNKGPWSDPLIMKIVHSMESSALRDIVQVSDIEETITGSVRLRALKLPERISDTSNAESGSDVDDLGSPVAPEDVEYHSLAPVREEARESGSTIYGCSDDRPLSVDKAVESNKRYNLTGNVLRQYNTRQNSSMNRVSPEPGRAPNVREGDADDGILKLFSRKVLAVILKVLSLLRLFTRHQQQLENVHPHTAAVPSNQPNLQIVKEDRVNPCLERLERLESMCNQLSRKPPEIPQDKDRAIQDSFDRIKSIEFDLEKTKKVLHATVIKQMQMAETLESVTESGHHRRRKFCT; this is encoded by the exons ATGTCAG AGAGCAATATCGATGGCATAGAGATATCTGTCAGTAATGACGAGAGGAGGGACAGAGCGGATGCCGAGAACTCAGAGGACGAGCCAAAGCACAGGAGGATGCGATCGCTGAGGAAGAAGGCGCTGCATGCTTCAACCAAGCTGACACATTCGCTgaagaagagggggaagaggAAAGTGGACTGCAGAGTGCCGAGAATACCGATAGAGGATGTCAGGGATGCTGGTGAAGAACAGGCGGTCAGCTCGTTCCGTGAGGTTTTGTTTGCCAGGAACCTTTTGCCTGAAAGGCATGATGATTACCATATGATGCTTAG ATTTTTGAAAGCTAGAAAGTTCGACGTTGAAAAGGCAGCACAAATGTGGGATGAGATGCTCCAGTGGAGGAATGAATTTGGGACAGACACAATTTTGGAA GATTTTGAATTTCATGAGCTAGAGGAGGTACTGCAATATTATCCCCAGGGTTATCATGGGGTTGACAAGGATGGAAGGCCTGTCTATATCGAGTTGCTTGGAAAAGTAGAACCCAATAAACTTGTGCAAACCACAACAGTGGAACGATATATCAAGTACCATGTGCAAGAGTTTGAGAGAGCATTCCGTGAGAAGTTTCCTGCCTGCTCAATTGCTGCTCAAAAGCATATAGATACAACAACCACAATATTGGATGTCCATGGCGTG GGCTGGAAGAACTTTGGTAAGATTGCAAGGGATTTAGTGCGCTGTATGCAGAAAATAGATGGTGACTATTATCCTGAG ACACTACATCAAATGTTCATTGTAAATGCTGGAGCTGGTTTCAAACTGATCTGGAGCACTATAAAGGGACTTCTTGACCCCAAAACATCATCAAAAATTCAT GTTCTAGGAGCAAAATACCAGAGCAGGCTTCTTGAAGCTATTGACGCAAG CCAATTACCAGAGTTTTTTGGTGGTTTGTGCACATGCTCTAACCAGGGAGGATGCCTGAGGTCCAACAAAGGCCCTTGGAGTGACCCTTTAATTATGAAG ATAGTACATAGCATGGAATCATCTGCATTAAGGGATATCGTGCAAGTATCTGATATAGAAGAAACAATTACAGGCTCTGTAAGATTGCGTGCGCTCAAG TTACCAGAAAGAATTAGTGATACATCAAATGCTGAATCAGGTTCAGATGTTGATGATCTTGGATCCCCTGTAGCCCCTGAAGATGTTGAATATCATAGTTTGGCTCCAGTCCGTGAGGAA GCCAGGGAATCAGGATCAACAATATACGGCTGTTCAGACGATCGACCTCTTTCAGTGGATAAAGCTGTTGAGTCCAATAAAAGATATAACCTTACTGGAAATGTATTAAGGCAGTACAACACACGACAAAATTCATCGATGAATAGAGTTTCGCCTGAGCCAG GTCGTGCCCCAAATGTCCGTGAAGGCGATGCAGATGATGGgattttgaaattattttcaagaAAAGTTCTTGCTGTAATTCTCAAAGTACTCTCTCTTTTGCGCTTGTTCACTCGCCATCAGCAACAGTTGGAAAATGTTCATCCGCATACTGCAGCCGTACCTAGTAATCAACCAAATCTTCAGATAGTTAAGGAAGACCGAGTAAATCCTTGTTTGGAGCGTCTTGAAAGACTTGAGTCGATGTGTAATCAACTCAGCAGAAAGCCTCCTGAGATCCCACAGGATAAGGATCGTGCTATACAGGATTCTTTTGATAGGATAAAATCCATTGAATTTGACCTGGAGAAGACAAAGAAG GTATTGCATGCAACAGTGATCAAACAAATGCAGATGGCTGAAACATTGGAGTCCGTGACAGAGTCTGGTCATCATAGA AGAAGGAAATTTTGTACTTAA